A genome region from Pan troglodytes isolate AG18354 chromosome 3, NHGRI_mPanTro3-v2.0_pri, whole genome shotgun sequence includes the following:
- the LOC101058414 gene encoding thioredoxin domain-containing protein 9-like, giving the protein MEADASVDMFSKVLENQLLQTTKLVEEHLDSEIQKLDQMDEDELEHIKEKRLEALRKAQQQKQEWLSKGHGEYREIPSERDFFQEVKESKKVVCHFYRDSTFRCKILDRFLAILSEKHLETKFLKLNVEKAPFLCERLHIKVIPTLALVKDGKAQDYVVGFTDLGNTDDFTTETLEWGLSCSDILNYR; this is encoded by the coding sequence ATGGAAGCTGATGCATCTGTTGACATGTTTTCCAAAGTCCTGGAGAATCAGCTGCTTCAGACTACCAAACTGGTGGAAGAACATTTGGATTCTGAAATTCAAAAACTGGATCAGATGGATGAGGATGAACTGgaacacattaaagaaaagagaCTCGAGGCACTAAGGAAAGCTCAACAGCAGAAACAAGAATGGCTTTCTAAAGGACATGGGGAATACAGAGAAATCCCTAGTGAAAGAGACTTTTTTCAAGAAGTCAAGGAGAGTAAAAAAGTGGTTTGCCATTTCTACAGAGACTCCACATTCAGGTGTAAAATACTAGACAGATTTCTGGCGATATTGTCCGAGAAACACCTCGAGACCAAATTTTTGAAGCTGAATGTGGAAAAAGCACCTTTCCTTTGTGAGAGACTGCATATCAAAGTCATTCCCACACTAGCACTGGTAAAAGATGGGAAAGCACAAGATTATGTTGTTGGGTTTACTGACCTAGGAAATACAGATGACTTCACCACAGAAACTTTAGAATGGGGGCTCAGTTGTTCTGACATTCTTAATTACAGGTAA